One genomic segment of Parus major isolate Abel chromosome 10, Parus_major1.1, whole genome shotgun sequence includes these proteins:
- the ONECUT1 gene encoding hepatocyte nuclear factor 6, whose protein sequence is MNAQLAMENIGDLHGVSHEPVPAAADLMSGSPHHRSAVAHRGSHLPAHPRSMGMASILDGGDYHHHHRPPEHALTGPLHPTMTMACETPPGMSMSSTYTTLTPLQPLPPISTVSDKFPHHHHHHHHHHHPHQRIPGNVSGSFTLMRDERGLASMNNLYTPYHKDVTGMGQSLSPLSGSGLGSIHNSQQGLPHYAHPGATMPAEKMLTPNGFEAHHPAMLARHGDQHLTPTSAGMVPINGIPHHPHAHLNAQSHGQILGSAREQNPSVTGSQVNSGSNSGQMEEINTKEVAQRITTELKRYSIPQAIFAQRVLCRSQGTLSDLLRNPKPWSKLKSGRETFRRMWKWLQEPEFQRMSALRLAACKRKEQEHGKDRGNTPKKPRLVFTDVQRRTLHAIFKENKRPSKELQITISQQLGLELSTVSNFFMNARRRSLDKWQDEGSSNSGNSSSSSSTCTKA, encoded by the exons ATGAACGCGCAGCTGGCGATGGAGAACATCGGCGATCTGCACGGGGTGAGCCATGAGCCGGTCCCCGCCGCCGCCGACCTGATGAGCGGCAGCCCCCACCACCGGAGCGCGGTGGCCCACCGCGGCAGCCACCTGCCGGCCCACCCGCGCTCCATGGGCATGGCGTCCATCCTCGACGGCGGCGactaccaccaccaccaccgGCCGCCCGAGCACGCTCTGACCGGCCCCCTGCACCCCACCATGACCATGGCCTGCGAGACACCCCCCGGCATGAGCATGAGCAGCACCTACACCACGTTAACCCCTCTTCAGCCTCTACCTCCCATCTCGACGGTCTCGGACAAGTTccctcaccaccaccaccatcatcaccaccatcaccaTCCCCACCAGCGGATACCGGGCAACGTGAGCGGCAGCTTCACGCTCATGCGGGACGAGAGGGGTCTGGCGTCTATGAACAATCTTTACACCCCCTACCACAAGGATGTTACCGGCATGGGACAGAGCCTCTCTCCGTTGTCTGGATCGGGCCTGGGGAGCATCCACAACTCCCAGCAAGGGCTGCCCCACTACGCTCACCCCGGTGCCACCATGCCCGCCGAGAAAATGCTCACCCCAAACGGATTTGAAGCCCACCACCCTGCCATGTTAGCCAGGCATGGCGACCAACACCTCACCCCCACCTCCGCTGGCATGGTGCCTATCAACGGGATCCCACACCACCCCCATGCCCACTTGAATGCCCAGAGCCACGGGCAAatcctgggctctgccagggagcaAAACCCTTCTGTAACTGGTTCGCAGGTCAACAGTGGAAGTAATTCAGGGCAAATGGAAGAAATCAATACCAAAGAAGTAGCTCAGAGGATCACCACCGAGCTCAAGCGGTACAGCATCCCCCAGGCTATCTTCGCTCAGAGGGTGCTGTGCCGCTCTCAAGGGACGCTCTCAGACCTGCTGAGGAACCCCAAGCCCTGGAGCAAGCTCAAATCCGGCCGGGAGACCTTCCGCAGAATGTGGAAGTGGCTCCAGGAGCCGGAGTTTCAGCGGATGTCTGCTCTGCGGCTTGCAG CGTGCAAGAGGAAAGAACAAGAACACGGGAAGGATAGAGGGAACACACCCAAGAAGCCTCGGTTGGTCTTCACCGATGTCCAGCGTCGAACTCTACATGCAATATTCAAGGAAAATAAGCGTCCGTCCAAAGAATTACAAATCACCATTTCCCAGCAGCTCGGGTTGGAGCTGAGCACCGTCAGCAACTTTTTCATGAATGCACGGAGGAGGAGTCTGGATAAGTGGCAAGACGAGGGCAGCTCCAATTCAGGCAACTCATCTTCTTCATCAAGCACTTGTACCAAAGCATGA